In bacterium, a single window of DNA contains:
- a CDS encoding ABC transporter permease → MKILTELGETLNLAFAAIRANKTRGLLTTLGIIIGIVAVVTTMTAANGLGNSFKESISAIGSDVLYVSRMPWVMHGNWFEFRNRDNLELQYAAELERRLPDAVAVNPTTHTNKSIKYESNTLQDVSIIGTTDKHIVVSSSLPELGRFLTGIDVQYKKKVCVIGSEIKRRVFENVDPVNKRLRIGRDTYRVVGVMEKQGSAGFFGGPNFDSQIYLPITSFVRSFGASTDRNFDIAVKAPSTEALGDFEFALIGEMRKIRKLKPTERDDFSINKMDSLMAAYNNVMGVIVLIGLVITGVSLFVGGVGVMNIMFVSVTERTREIGIRKAIGAKRRTILTQFLFESSTICLLGGLVGVVLAVGVTQIINSLVMPASISLPIVVVALVVSVLVGVFSGIVPAFKASRLDPIEALRYE, encoded by the coding sequence ATGAAAATCCTCACGGAACTGGGCGAAACGCTCAATCTCGCGTTCGCCGCCATTCGCGCCAATAAGACGCGCGGCCTGTTGACCACGCTCGGCATCATCATCGGCATTGTGGCCGTGGTCACCACCATGACTGCGGCCAATGGTTTGGGCAATTCCTTCAAGGAGAGCATTTCAGCCATCGGCTCGGACGTGCTCTACGTTTCTCGCATGCCCTGGGTCATGCACGGCAACTGGTTCGAATTCCGTAACCGCGACAATCTGGAATTGCAGTACGCCGCAGAGCTGGAACGCCGCCTGCCGGACGCGGTGGCGGTCAACCCCACCACGCACACCAACAAAAGCATCAAATACGAATCCAACACACTGCAGGACGTGAGCATCATCGGCACCACCGACAAGCACATCGTGGTGTCCAGCTCCCTGCCGGAGTTGGGCAGGTTCCTGACCGGTATCGACGTGCAATACAAGAAGAAAGTCTGCGTAATCGGCAGCGAGATCAAGCGGCGCGTCTTCGAGAATGTCGACCCGGTCAACAAGCGCCTGCGCATCGGCCGTGATACGTATCGTGTCGTCGGCGTGATGGAGAAACAGGGCAGCGCCGGCTTCTTTGGCGGGCCGAATTTCGACAGCCAAATCTACCTCCCCATCACCTCTTTCGTGCGGTCGTTTGGCGCCAGCACCGACCGTAATTTCGACATCGCCGTCAAGGCGCCCAGCACCGAGGCTTTGGGCGATTTCGAATTTGCCCTGATCGGCGAGATGCGCAAGATCCGCAAGCTCAAGCCCACGGAACGGGACGATTTCTCGATCAATAAGATGGACTCGCTGATGGCGGCCTATAACAACGTCATGGGCGTGATCGTCCTGATCGGCCTGGTGATCACCGGCGTGTCGCTGTTTGTCGGCGGCGTCGGCGTGATGAACATCATGTTCGTTTCCGTGACCGAACGCACGCGCGAGATCGGCATTCGCAAAGCCATCGGCGCCAAGCGGCGCACGATTCTCACGCAATTTCTGTTCGAATCGTCGACGATCTGCTTGCTGGGCGGATTAGTGGGCGTGGTGCTGGCGGTCGGCGTCACCCAGATCATCAATTCGCTGGTGATGCCGGCGAGCATTTCTCTCCCCATAGTTGTGGTCGCGCTGGTGGTGTCGGTGCTGGTCGGCGTGTTCTCCGGCATTGTCCCGGCGTTCAAAGCGTCGCGTTTGGACCCCATCGAGGCATTGAGGTACGAATAA
- a CDS encoding ABC transporter permease has protein sequence MNLNEALRMALQAIRAQKLRSLLTLIGIIAGVASIIAVMTGISVIQNTMEKEMSVLGTTTFQVQKWPAGGFNHDVDWRKIQRRKPVTVAQANAIRENVKAADLVGAELWSFGHLARFRGEATNQNLTICGGTPEYCANNTHFVRLGRNLTNQDVNTGSFVAVIGPSVAETLFPFSDPLGQTIKIDDRKYRVIGVLEEKSSAMGGNYDNYLLVPITTFQQVYGMRDQRGNDRSVNVTVRARRPEMLQDAIEETRLVLRAVRRVPPREEDDFTVFTNDSMIKSFNQATAGVKLGAFVVGIVALVVAGIGIMNIMLVSVTERTKEIGIRKSLGAKRKSILTQFLIEAIVLCNVGGAIGVLAGFGLGNIVSIMTGFAVSVPLEWALGGLAFCTIVGLTFGMWPAIVASKLDPVKALSYE, from the coding sequence ATGAATCTGAACGAAGCATTGCGAATGGCCCTGCAGGCGATCCGCGCGCAAAAGCTGCGCTCGCTGTTGACCCTGATCGGCATCATCGCCGGCGTCGCCTCGATCATAGCGGTAATGACCGGTATTTCCGTCATTCAAAACACCATGGAAAAGGAAATGAGCGTCCTGGGGACGACCACCTTCCAGGTGCAAAAATGGCCCGCCGGCGGCTTCAATCATGACGTCGACTGGCGGAAGATTCAACGGCGCAAACCCGTGACCGTTGCCCAGGCCAATGCCATCCGGGAAAACGTCAAAGCGGCGGATCTGGTGGGCGCGGAATTGTGGAGTTTCGGACACCTCGCCCGCTTCCGCGGCGAGGCCACCAATCAAAACCTGACGATCTGCGGCGGCACGCCCGAATACTGCGCCAACAACACTCACTTCGTGCGTCTGGGCCGCAACCTCACCAATCAGGACGTGAACACCGGCAGCTTTGTCGCCGTCATCGGCCCGAGCGTGGCGGAGACTCTTTTTCCGTTCAGTGATCCTCTCGGCCAAACGATCAAAATCGATGACCGCAAATACCGCGTGATTGGCGTGCTGGAGGAGAAAAGCTCGGCGATGGGCGGCAACTACGACAACTATCTCCTTGTCCCCATCACCACCTTTCAGCAGGTGTATGGCATGCGTGATCAGCGTGGCAATGACCGCTCGGTCAACGTCACGGTGCGGGCGCGCCGTCCGGAAATGTTGCAGGACGCCATCGAAGAAACGCGGCTGGTGCTGCGCGCGGTGCGCAGAGTGCCGCCGCGCGAAGAGGATGACTTCACCGTTTTCACCAACGACAGCATGATCAAGTCATTCAATCAGGCCACTGCCGGCGTCAAGCTGGGCGCATTTGTGGTGGGCATTGTGGCGCTGGTGGTTGCCGGCATCGGCATTATGAACATTATGCTGGTGTCGGTGACGGAGCGCACCAAGGAAATCGGCATTCGGAAATCACTGGGCGCCAAACGCAAGAGCATTCTTACACAGTTCTTGATCGAGGCAATCGTGTTGTGCAATGTCGGTGGGGCAATCGGCGTGCTGGCCGGTTTTGGTTTGGGGAATATCGTGTCGATTATGACCGGCTTTGCGGTGTCGGTGCCGCTGGAGTGGGCGTTGGGCGGATTGGCCTTTTGCACGATCGTCGGCCTCACTTTCGGCATGTGGCCGGCGATTGTAGCTTCCAAGCTCGATCCGGTGAAAGCCCTGAGCTACGAATAA
- a CDS encoding tandem-95 repeat protein, with product MKRASLRRYVLHGLLIFLSAAASAQEIKVWTGAASRDWSDAGNWLPAGQPQATNTVIIKKPANGNLPLLTDNPTVENLTIELGANLTINGHTLTVARDFKVGTSGIVSDHLIMTNAADQIIINGNATFAARTRLEAGRLVLRGNLVQEAVNLALQPAGTVIIFEGSAPQSVRFQRPGTNNQSFLRDVIVRNPAGVSFLSEVHVTGLLQLQNGGRLVQADSVATYFHQQLPLTSAGDYRVRKTLVASTMVMDADRALPNAENDLTILSRQALTLNGHKLVVGGTLTVKAYGDQKHLILAQAADMLEVGGDAIFEGYSTLTAGTIVVRGELRQRVSSAALQPAGTVFVLEGTQPQTVSFERPGLVNRSFLQDLIIRNPAGVHFASDVYLTGRLTIAAGAVLQGSGQGTYFTTALPNLTGGSYAITNSFVAGALALDSDLALPDAGNHLTILPRNSLTLNGHTLRVGGNFTVRVFEEYKHLFMTQAADTLEINGNAEFQGQSELTAGAIIIKGDLAQKIGGKSLQPAGTHFILAGRAPQTVFFEKPGTGNRSYLQDLTVRNAAGVTFASDIYVAGKLELETGALLQQPAGFSTNYTTALPGIAAGTYAIHNTNIAGALVMEQDLLLQQPATNVTILPKQSLTLNGHTLEVGGNFKAGVFSAEKHLIMNHLADRLIVNGEATFEGLNVLQAGTVVLRGNLTQTISAAAIQPEGTAFIFDGSKPQIISFERPGTGTRSYLREVTVDRGASVRAITDVFVTGQINNFGTFEVIDTRSLFLGSAAGINHQGGTLVGNGTVSTPALSLTNEGVVRPGASPGMMRIAGSYEQKPAGRLIIEMGGLQAGTQYSRLVVTHNAILDGTLELELAPAYRASVGDSFRVMEYGSASGQFSQVISNPPKNIEFQVRYQPKGVDVFAVAAANRAPVAQPDSITTRMNTAVTIAILRNDLDANDDALRVTALELTNTIGQAKIASDSSVIYSPPENFHGKDSFGYTVEDGRGGSSTARVYVTVTATNRQPVVAAAIPDGTIKENSGAVILFDKMRTVFIDPDGDALTLSASATPGLTVWLSGDSLWASPQQDFSGPVQVTVTARDDSNAAAMTSFTVNVIGANKPPAAFSLLQPQDGAIINPLVPVIMRWQAASDANGDSLVYSVRLFNGSIDTTIAGLKAPELRFNGKGFLRGATTYHWLVHVRDAEFTTASTDTFSFTTVAVTAVENHAGQVPATFALEQNYPNPFNPSTTIGFALPQAGEVSLVVFNSNGQLVKRLVAGRMPAGRHSMVWDGTNDQGERVATGMYLYVIKAGNFTAQRKLVLAK from the coding sequence ATGAAACGAGCGAGTTTACGACGTTATGTTTTACATGGCCTGTTGATCTTTCTGAGTGCCGCCGCCTCGGCGCAGGAAATCAAAGTCTGGACCGGCGCCGCCTCCCGCGACTGGTCGGATGCCGGCAACTGGCTGCCCGCCGGCCAGCCGCAGGCAACAAACACCGTCATCATCAAGAAGCCGGCAAACGGCAACCTGCCGCTTCTCACTGACAATCCCACCGTGGAAAATCTGACCATCGAGCTGGGCGCCAACTTGACGATCAACGGCCACACGTTGACCGTTGCCCGTGATTTCAAAGTCGGCACCAGCGGCATCGTGAGCGATCACTTGATTATGACCAATGCCGCTGATCAGATCATCATCAATGGCAACGCGACATTCGCGGCGCGCACCCGGCTGGAGGCCGGCCGGCTCGTGCTGCGCGGCAATCTTGTGCAAGAGGCCGTGAACCTCGCGCTGCAACCGGCGGGCACCGTGATCATCTTCGAAGGCAGCGCGCCGCAAAGCGTGCGTTTCCAGCGGCCCGGCACCAACAACCAATCTTTCCTGCGCGATGTCATCGTGCGCAACCCGGCAGGTGTATCGTTCTTAAGTGAAGTGCACGTGACCGGCTTGCTGCAGTTGCAAAATGGCGGCCGGCTGGTGCAAGCGGATTCGGTGGCAACCTATTTTCATCAGCAACTGCCGCTCACCTCCGCGGGCGACTATCGCGTGCGCAAAACTCTCGTGGCCAGCACGATGGTGATGGATGCCGATCGCGCACTGCCCAACGCGGAAAACGACTTGACCATCCTCAGCCGGCAGGCACTGACTCTCAACGGCCACAAGCTGGTTGTGGGCGGAACTCTGACCGTCAAAGCTTATGGCGATCAGAAGCATCTGATCCTGGCGCAGGCCGCAGACATGTTGGAAGTCGGTGGTGACGCCATTTTCGAAGGCTACAGCACGCTGACCGCGGGCACGATCGTCGTGCGCGGCGAATTGCGGCAACGCGTCAGCAGCGCGGCCCTGCAACCTGCCGGCACCGTGTTCGTGCTGGAAGGCACGCAGCCGCAGACGGTGAGCTTCGAGCGGCCCGGCTTGGTGAATCGTTCTTTTCTGCAGGATTTGATTATCAGAAATCCCGCCGGCGTTCACTTCGCGAGTGATGTCTACCTCACCGGCCGGTTGACCATCGCAGCCGGCGCCGTTTTACAGGGAAGCGGGCAGGGCACATACTTCACGACTGCGCTGCCGAACCTCACGGGCGGCAGCTATGCCATCACCAACAGCTTCGTTGCCGGCGCGCTGGCACTCGACAGTGATCTGGCGCTGCCCGATGCCGGCAATCATCTCACGATCTTGCCGCGCAACTCTCTCACCCTCAACGGCCACACGCTGCGGGTCGGCGGCAATTTCACTGTGCGGGTGTTTGAAGAATACAAGCATTTGTTCATGACCCAGGCCGCGGATACGCTGGAGATCAACGGCAACGCGGAGTTTCAAGGGCAAAGCGAGTTGACCGCGGGCGCGATCATCATCAAGGGTGATCTGGCGCAGAAGATCGGCGGCAAATCGCTGCAACCGGCAGGTACGCATTTCATCCTCGCGGGCCGCGCGCCGCAAACCGTGTTCTTCGAGAAACCCGGAACCGGCAACCGTTCTTATCTCCAAGACCTCACCGTGCGCAATGCCGCCGGTGTGACTTTCGCCTCCGACATTTACGTTGCCGGCAAGCTCGAGCTCGAAACGGGCGCCTTATTGCAGCAGCCCGCCGGCTTCAGCACCAACTACACCACCGCCCTGCCGGGCATCGCGGCGGGCACCTATGCCATCCACAACACCAACATCGCCGGCGCGCTGGTCATGGAGCAGGACTTGCTTCTGCAGCAACCGGCAACCAACGTCACCATTCTGCCGAAGCAATCGCTGACGCTCAATGGCCATACGCTGGAGGTGGGCGGCAACTTCAAAGCCGGCGTGTTCAGCGCGGAGAAGCATTTGATCATGAACCACCTTGCTGACCGCTTGATCGTGAACGGCGAGGCCACCTTCGAAGGCTTGAACGTGCTGCAGGCGGGCACCGTCGTGCTGCGCGGCAACTTGACCCAAACGATCAGCGCCGCGGCCATTCAACCGGAAGGCACGGCCTTCATTTTCGACGGCAGCAAGCCGCAGATCATTTCGTTCGAGCGTCCCGGCACCGGTACGCGTTCTTATCTGCGCGAAGTGACGGTCGACCGCGGTGCCAGTGTGCGCGCCATCACCGATGTTTTTGTCACCGGCCAGATCAACAACTTCGGCACGTTCGAAGTCATCGATACCCGATCGCTGTTCCTGGGCAGCGCCGCCGGCATCAACCACCAGGGCGGCACGCTGGTGGGTAACGGCACGGTGAGTACGCCGGCGCTGTCGCTCACCAACGAAGGCGTGGTGCGGCCCGGTGCCTCTCCCGGCATGATGCGCATTGCCGGCTCCTACGAACAAAAGCCCGCCGGCAGGTTGATCATCGAGATGGGCGGATTGCAAGCCGGCACGCAGTATTCCCGGCTGGTGGTGACACACAACGCGATCTTGGACGGCACGCTGGAATTGGAACTCGCTCCCGCCTACCGCGCGAGTGTGGGAGACAGTTTCCGCGTGATGGAGTATGGCTCGGCCAGCGGCCAATTCAGCCAGGTGATCAGCAACCCGCCCAAGAACATCGAGTTTCAGGTGCGCTATCAGCCCAAGGGCGTGGATGTCTTTGCCGTCGCGGCGGCCAATCGCGCGCCGGTGGCACAGCCGGACTCCATCACCACGCGCATGAATACGGCCGTCACCATCGCGATTCTGCGCAATGATCTCGATGCCAACGACGATGCCCTGCGCGTGACCGCGCTCGAGCTGACCAACACCATCGGCCAGGCTAAGATCGCGAGCGACAGCAGCGTCATCTACAGCCCGCCGGAAAATTTCCACGGCAAAGATTCTTTTGGTTACACCGTCGAGGACGGCCGCGGCGGCAGCAGCACGGCGCGCGTGTACGTGACGGTGACCGCGACCAACCGGCAACCGGTGGTGGCCGCTGCCATTCCCGATGGCACAATCAAGGAGAACAGCGGCGCGGTGATTTTGTTTGACAAAATGCGTACGGTTTTCATTGATCCCGATGGCGATGCGCTCACGCTCAGCGCCAGTGCCACCCCCGGTCTCACGGTTTGGCTCAGCGGTGATTCGCTCTGGGCCTCGCCGCAGCAGGATTTCTCCGGGCCGGTGCAGGTCACTGTTACCGCGCGCGATGACTCGAATGCCGCGGCGATGACGAGCTTCACCGTGAACGTCATCGGCGCGAACAAGCCGCCGGCAGCCTTCAGCCTGTTGCAGCCGCAGGACGGTGCCATTATCAATCCGCTGGTGCCGGTGATCATGCGCTGGCAGGCCGCCAGCGATGCCAACGGCGATTCACTGGTGTACAGCGTGCGCCTTTTCAATGGCAGCATCGATACCACGATTGCCGGACTCAAAGCGCCCGAGCTGCGCTTCAACGGCAAGGGCTTTCTGCGCGGCGCGACGACTTACCACTGGCTGGTTCATGTTCGCGATGCGGAATTCACCACCGCCAGCACGGACACGTTCAGCTTCACCACAGTGGCGGTCACCGCGGTGGAAAATCACGCCGGGCAGGTGCCGGCAACCTTCGCGCTCGAGCAGAACTATCCCAATCCCTTCAACCCCAGCACGACGATTGGCTTTGCCCTGCCGCAGGCGGGTGAAGTGAGTCTGGTTGTTTTCAACAGCAACGGCCAGTTGGTGAAACGGTTGGTGGCGGGCAGGATGCCGGCCGGACGGCACAGCATGGTGTGGGATGGCACGAATGATCAGGGCGAGCGGGTGGCCACCGGGATGTACTTGTATGTGATCAAAGCCGGCAACTTCACCGCGCAACGCAAGCTGGTGCTGGCGAAGTAA
- a CDS encoding ATP-binding protein produces MRRALVFAICLNGALGSATLSAQSRLANAGERLRLEHLSVEQGLSQNTVQCVLQDRQGFMWFGTQDGLNQYDGYGFTIYRPDPQNPQSLSGTRIESLYEDRSGTLWVGTDGGGLNQFDPVTETFRHYQYDPQNPGSLSHNNVLAILEDRSGTLWVGTERGLNRYDRAAGVFTRYFHEAENPHSLSHSSVSSLYEDDAGVLWIGTWGGGLSRLNPEARADGRFVRYQHDPADSQSLNGGWVRSLCEDRLGNLWIATKSGLSCLPREHRAAGIFTRYRFEAGNPLGLSHDDVWLVYVDRAGTLWVGTHGGGLNRYEAATGTFRHYRHAPQDPYSLSSNEIYSACEDRTGDLWIGTRDGVSRADRAPAPFRHYQHDVENPHSLSDNSVWSIYEDRSGRVWIGTMSGGLDLFDRTTETFRHFQNDPRDPHSLPNNSVWAIDEDHAGDLWIGTQGGLARQWRDDRGRVRFRTYQRVPQNPRSLSYKWVTAIHQDRSRPGVLWIGTWGGGLNRFDRASETFRHFRNDPGDSLSIGSNAIWLIHEDRAGRLWIATEAEGLEEFDRSSETFRHHRNDPANPNSLSNNTIWSMHEDRAGILWIGTRAGLNRFDPQAQTFKHYREKEGLPNAVIYGILEDDHGNLWLSTNSGLSKFDPRNESFRNYDVHDGLQSNEFNAEAAFRGRNGELYFGGINGFNVFHPDSVKDNPHLPPVVITGLKRHNTDVAEGVALAEKGVAARPQIRLSYKDEILTFEVAALNFRNSAKNQYAYMLEGLNDRWLQLGNKREITFTNLDPGDYTLRVKGSNNDGVWNEAGTDLHFSITPPWWRTRWAYAAYGALLLAGIFAVDRIQRQRLLAKERAQAQIREAELRAQAAEAQARVNETQAQVLQAENERKELELRKAAELRTAYEALGKAHEHLKATQQQLITQEKLASLGQLTAGIAHEIKNPLNFVNNFAVLSVELAKELREELEKRRTKGQDQETIDDADFGMIEEIVDTLIQNAEKINQHGKRADSIVKSMMQHSRGKTGEREWTDINALVDQALNLTYHGLRANDASFNITITKEYDDSIGPLRVIPQDLSRVFLNLINNACFAANEKKKLNPTGFSPTLTVRTRNLRDQIEIRIRDNGNGIPPQIRDRIFTPFFTTKPAGQGTGLGLSISYDIIVQQHHGQIAVESEEGRFAEFVILLPRDA; encoded by the coding sequence ATGAGAAGAGCGCTTGTTTTTGCCATTTGTCTGAACGGAGCATTAGGGAGCGCAACGCTTTCCGCCCAATCGCGTTTGGCAAATGCCGGCGAGCGGCTGCGCCTGGAACACCTTTCCGTCGAGCAGGGGCTGTCGCAAAACACCGTGCAATGTGTGCTGCAGGACCGGCAGGGCTTCATGTGGTTCGGCACGCAGGACGGGCTGAACCAGTATGACGGCTACGGTTTCACGATCTACCGGCCGGATCCGCAAAATCCGCAGAGCCTGAGCGGCACGCGCATCGAGTCGCTCTATGAAGATCGCAGCGGCACGTTGTGGGTCGGCACCGATGGTGGCGGCCTCAATCAATTCGATCCAGTCACTGAGACCTTCCGGCATTATCAGTATGATCCGCAAAATCCCGGGAGTTTGAGCCATAACAATGTGCTGGCCATACTCGAGGACCGTTCGGGCACGTTGTGGGTGGGGACGGAAAGAGGCCTCAACCGCTATGATCGCGCAGCGGGCGTTTTCACGCGCTATTTTCACGAGGCGGAAAATCCGCACAGCTTGAGCCACAGCTCGGTTAGTTCGCTTTATGAAGATGATGCCGGCGTGTTGTGGATCGGCACCTGGGGCGGCGGTCTGTCGCGTTTGAATCCCGAGGCGCGAGCGGACGGCAGGTTTGTTCGCTACCAACATGATCCCGCCGACTCACAAAGCCTGAACGGAGGTTGGGTGCGATCACTTTGTGAAGACCGGCTGGGCAACCTGTGGATTGCCACCAAAAGCGGGCTTTCCTGCCTGCCGCGGGAGCATCGCGCGGCGGGAATCTTCACGCGTTATCGCTTCGAGGCCGGCAATCCTTTAGGATTGAGTCACGATGATGTGTGGCTGGTTTATGTCGATCGCGCCGGCACGCTGTGGGTCGGCACGCATGGCGGCGGCCTGAATCGTTATGAGGCGGCGACGGGAACCTTTCGGCACTATCGCCATGCACCGCAAGATCCGTACAGCCTGAGCAGCAACGAAATCTACTCTGCTTGTGAAGACCGGACCGGAGATTTGTGGATCGGCACGCGTGACGGCGTGAGCCGGGCCGATCGGGCGCCGGCGCCGTTCCGCCATTATCAGCATGATGTTGAGAACCCCCACAGCTTGAGCGATAATTCGGTGTGGTCGATCTATGAAGACCGCAGCGGCCGCGTGTGGATCGGTACGATGAGCGGCGGCCTCGATCTTTTCGACCGCACCACCGAGACGTTTCGCCACTTTCAGAATGATCCACGCGATCCTCACAGCTTGCCCAACAATTCCGTGTGGGCCATTGATGAAGATCATGCCGGCGATTTGTGGATTGGCACACAGGGCGGGCTGGCACGCCAGTGGCGCGATGACCGCGGCCGTGTGCGCTTTCGCACTTATCAGCGCGTCCCACAAAATCCCCGCAGCCTGAGCTATAAGTGGGTCACTGCCATTCATCAAGACCGCAGCCGGCCCGGCGTGTTGTGGATCGGCACCTGGGGCGGGGGACTCAACCGCTTCGACCGCGCCAGCGAGACCTTTCGCCACTTTCGCAACGATCCCGGCGATTCGCTCAGCATCGGCTCCAATGCCATCTGGCTGATTCATGAAGATCGCGCGGGCAGGCTCTGGATTGCAACGGAAGCCGAAGGCCTCGAAGAATTCGACCGCAGCAGCGAAACGTTCCGGCATCATCGCAACGATCCCGCCAATCCCAACAGCCTGAGCAACAACACGATTTGGTCGATGCATGAAGATCGCGCCGGCATCTTGTGGATCGGCACGCGCGCCGGCCTCAATCGTTTTGATCCGCAGGCGCAAACGTTCAAGCACTACCGGGAGAAGGAGGGTTTGCCCAATGCGGTGATCTACGGCATTCTGGAGGACGATCACGGCAATCTGTGGCTGAGCACGAACAGTGGCTTGTCCAAGTTTGATCCGCGCAACGAGAGCTTCCGCAATTACGACGTGCACGACGGCCTGCAAAGCAACGAGTTCAATGCCGAGGCTGCCTTTCGCGGCCGCAACGGCGAACTGTATTTCGGCGGCATCAATGGCTTCAACGTTTTTCATCCGGACAGCGTCAAGGACAATCCCCATCTGCCGCCGGTGGTGATCACCGGCCTGAAGCGCCACAACACCGACGTGGCGGAAGGCGTTGCCCTCGCGGAGAAGGGCGTGGCGGCGCGACCGCAGATCCGGCTCTCTTACAAAGATGAGATTCTCACCTTCGAAGTGGCGGCGCTCAATTTCCGCAATAGCGCGAAAAACCAATACGCCTACATGCTGGAAGGATTGAATGACCGCTGGCTGCAACTCGGCAACAAGCGCGAAATCACCTTCACCAATCTTGACCCCGGGGATTATACGCTGCGGGTGAAAGGCTCCAACAACGACGGCGTGTGGAATGAGGCGGGAACGGATTTGCATTTCTCGATCACGCCGCCGTGGTGGCGCACGCGCTGGGCCTATGCCGCTTACGGTGCGTTATTGCTGGCCGGTATTTTCGCGGTGGATCGCATCCAGCGGCAGCGGCTGCTGGCCAAAGAGCGGGCGCAGGCGCAAATTCGCGAGGCGGAGCTGCGCGCGCAGGCCGCGGAGGCGCAAGCGCGCGTCAACGAGACGCAGGCGCAGGTGCTGCAAGCAGAAAATGAACGCAAGGAATTGGAGCTGCGCAAGGCGGCCGAGCTGCGCACGGCGTATGAGGCGCTGGGCAAGGCGCATGAACATCTGAAAGCCACCCAGCAGCAACTGATCACCCAGGAAAAACTGGCGTCATTGGGCCAGCTTACCGCCGGCATCGCGCACGAGATCAAAAACCCCCTGAATTTCGTGAACAATTTCGCCGTGCTTTCCGTGGAATTGGCGAAGGAGCTGCGGGAGGAGCTGGAAAAGCGCCGGACGAAGGGCCAGGACCAGGAGACAATCGATGATGCTGATTTTGGCATGATCGAGGAGATTGTCGATACGTTGATCCAAAACGCCGAGAAGATCAACCAGCACGGCAAACGCGCAGACAGCATCGTGAAGAGCATGATGCAGCACTCGCGCGGCAAAACCGGCGAGCGCGAATGGACCGATATCAACGCGCTGGTGGATCAGGCGCTCAATCTGACCTATCACGGTTTGCGCGCGAACGATGCGTCGTTCAACATCACCATTACAAAAGAATATGACGACAGCATCGGCCCGCTACGCGTCATCCCGCAGGATTTGAGCCGCGTGTTTCTTAATCTCATCAACAATGCCTGCTTTGCGGCCAATGAGAAGAAAAAGCTGAACCCCACAGGCTTCTCCCCCACCCTGACGGTGCGCACCCGCAACCTGCGCGACCAAATCGAAATCCGCATCCGCGACAATGGCAACGGCATCCCACCGCAAATTCGCGACCGGATTTTTACGCCCTTCTTCACCACCAAGCCGGCCGGACAAGGCACGGGCTTGGGTTTGTCGATCAGTTATGACATCATCGTGCAACAGCATCACGGCCAGATTGCCGTGGAGAGCGAAGAAGGCCGTTTTGCCGAGTTCGTGATCCTGTTGCCGCGCGACGCATGA